One Podarcis muralis chromosome Z, rPodMur119.hap1.1, whole genome shotgun sequence DNA segment encodes these proteins:
- the CZH8orf48 gene encoding uncharacterized protein C8orf48 homolog isoform X2: protein MDLRRHCSSSVPDYSEDTFTSFSEGEEETYRQYENDPFESYYSGEESECRAVLDLSESIWQSSSQNDEDQKSEVLESAVVREYLTRKWISLLKENKASTRLAKPAIEPINKIIEVSEEELSALQSFCAIKINQLHNTPSPMPLKRSKHNEQRHAFTSEKLLTFDLNCTVPDQLLNRLRLKNIKEILKQVADTEMHQPSQCAHCTKKRAELADDAFLRRGKALMEEVLLKEKLEDYMYTKDSLTLIGEIHRCLPKLSEDPRNIWQELNERGLKV, encoded by the exons ATGGACCTGAGGAGGCATTGCAGCAGTTCCGTCCCAGACTATTCAGAGGATACGTTTACATCTTTCAGTGAAGGAGAGGAGGAAACCTACAGACAATATGAAAACGACCCATTTGAATCTTATTACTCTGGAGAGGAGTCAGAATGCCGTGCTGTGTTGGATCTGTCTGAAAGCATATGGCAATCATCAAGTCAAAATGATGAAG ATCAAAAATCAGAAGTTTTGGAATCTGCAGTTGTAAGAGAATATTTAACTAGAAAATGGATCAGTCTCCTGAAAGAAAACAAGGCTAGCACTCGGCTAGCTAAACCTGCCATTGAACCAATTAACA AAATTATTGAGGTATCTGAGGAAGAACTGAGTGCTCTACAATCCTTTTGTGCCATCAAAATAAATCAGCTCCATAATACGCCAAGCCCAATGCCATTGAAGAGGAGCAAGCATAATGAACAGAGGCACGCATTCACTTCAGAGAAGCTGTTGACATTTGATTTGAATTGCACTGTCCCTGATCAACTACTGAACAGACTCCGTCTGAAAAATATCAAGGAGATACTGAAACAG GTAGCAGACACTGAAATGCATCAACCTTCACAATGTGCCCATTGCACCAAGAAAAGGGCAGAGCTGGCTGATGATGCATTTCTCCGACGAGGGAAGGCCTTGATGGAAGAGGTTTTACTTAAAGAGAAGTTGGAAGACTACATGTATACCAAA GATTCTCTCACCCTCATTGGAGAAATACACAGATGTCTTCCGAAGCTGTCTGAGGATCCCAGGAACATATGGCAGGAACTGAATGAGAGAGGTCTGAAAGTATAA
- the CZH8orf48 gene encoding uncharacterized protein C8orf48 homolog isoform X1 yields MTSVTKLLRRTGTRAAHGNAVYLPAIKCEGEEETYRQYENDPFESYYSGEESECRAVLDLSESIWQSSSQNDEDQKSEVLESAVVREYLTRKWISLLKENKASTRLAKPAIEPINKIIEVSEEELSALQSFCAIKINQLHNTPSPMPLKRSKHNEQRHAFTSEKLLTFDLNCTVPDQLLNRLRLKNIKEILKQVADTEMHQPSQCAHCTKKRAELADDAFLRRGKALMEEVLLKEKLEDYMYTKDSLTLIGEIHRCLPKLSEDPRNIWQELNERGLKV; encoded by the exons TGAAGGAGAGGAGGAAACCTACAGACAATATGAAAACGACCCATTTGAATCTTATTACTCTGGAGAGGAGTCAGAATGCCGTGCTGTGTTGGATCTGTCTGAAAGCATATGGCAATCATCAAGTCAAAATGATGAAG ATCAAAAATCAGAAGTTTTGGAATCTGCAGTTGTAAGAGAATATTTAACTAGAAAATGGATCAGTCTCCTGAAAGAAAACAAGGCTAGCACTCGGCTAGCTAAACCTGCCATTGAACCAATTAACA AAATTATTGAGGTATCTGAGGAAGAACTGAGTGCTCTACAATCCTTTTGTGCCATCAAAATAAATCAGCTCCATAATACGCCAAGCCCAATGCCATTGAAGAGGAGCAAGCATAATGAACAGAGGCACGCATTCACTTCAGAGAAGCTGTTGACATTTGATTTGAATTGCACTGTCCCTGATCAACTACTGAACAGACTCCGTCTGAAAAATATCAAGGAGATACTGAAACAG GTAGCAGACACTGAAATGCATCAACCTTCACAATGTGCCCATTGCACCAAGAAAAGGGCAGAGCTGGCTGATGATGCATTTCTCCGACGAGGGAAGGCCTTGATGGAAGAGGTTTTACTTAAAGAGAAGTTGGAAGACTACATGTATACCAAA GATTCTCTCACCCTCATTGGAGAAATACACAGATGTCTTCCGAAGCTGTCTGAGGATCCCAGGAACATATGGCAGGAACTGAATGAGAGAGGTCTGAAAGTATAA